The Arthrobacter burdickii genomic interval TGGACGCGGACGGTCCGTTCACCCTGGCCGTCGGGCGGTCCACGGACGTCGAGGCCTGGGTGGGCGACGCCGCGCACCTGAACGTCACAGGCGCCAGCGAGGACACACTCACCTCGGAGTATTCCGAGGGTGAGGACTCCGTGCCCGACCCCAGCGGCAGTGACCTGTGGATCAGTGAGGAACCCGGTGACGGGACGCTGACCTACCGCTGGAGCGAGCCCGCCGAGGGCGACTGGTCCATCCTTCTCGCCACCGACGGCGAGACGCCCGCTCCGACGCAGGTGTCCGTCACCCGCCCCAACGACCAGTCCACCCCGTTCGCGCTCCCGCTGATCCTCGGCGGTGCGCTCGTCGTCGTCCTGGGCATCGCGCTCCTCTTCCTCACCCCCCGCAACCGCGGCGGCCGGAACGCCGACGCCGTGGAGGGCACCCGTGCCTACGCCCGCAGGAACGGGCAGGCCGACAGGCCGGGCGGGGCTGCATACGCCGCTCCCGGTTCCGTCCTGGTCGTCGCGGGCCTGGTCGGCGCCGGATCGCTGCTGGGGATCGCGCCCGGAATGGCGACGACGTCGCCTTCTGCCACGCCCACCGCAGCGCCCACCGCAGCGCCCACCGCATCAGCCACTGCATCGGACACCGCTGCTGCGGGAGCCCCGTCGGCCGGCAGCGAGGCCAGCGGTCCGCCCGTCGTCCTCGACAGCCAGCTCGAGCGGATCCTGGGAGCAGTCGCCGCCGTGGTGGCCGACGGCGATGCCGACTCCGACGCGAAGCGCCTCGCCGAGCGTGTCGATGGCGAGGCGCTGGACCTCCGCGCCGGTGCCTACGCAGTGCGGGCGAAGGACAAGAAGGCCGCGGTCCCGCCGCCGGTGGCCGCCGACCCCGTCCTGCTCGACATGGTCCCCACCGACCCCGAGTGGCCGCGGACCATCGTCGCACTCACCCAGGGCGACGAGAACCCCGTGCCGCAGGCACTGCTGCTGGTCCAGGACACGCCACGCGAGAACTACCGGCTGGTCTCCGCCGTCCAGATGCTGCCCGGCAGCACGTTCCCCTCGCCTCCCGCTCCCGGCGCCACGGGCCCGGTTCCGCTCGACGAGTCCGGAACTCTCGCGGCCGCACCCCAGGACGCCGTCGCCTCCATCGCCGACTTCCTGACCAAGCCGTCCGGGAAGAATGCCAAGACCTTCGAGCAGAACTCCTTCGCCGAGGCGATCACCGAGTTCCAGGCCGGGGTGGTGGCCGATCCCGGCAACAAGGCGGCCAACATCACGTTCAGCCACGCGGCCCAGGCCGACCGCACCCAGGCACTGCTGACGGGCGACGGCGGGGCGATGGTCTTCGGCTACCTCACCCACAAGTACTCCAGCGTGCCGAAGTCCGGGGGCACCATCGATCTCAAGGGGACCGTGTACAAGGCGCTGACCGGCAAGGAGAGCAGCCGAAAGGGCATCGACGTCAACTACGGTGAGGCCGTGATGATGTACGTACCTCCGGCCGGCAGCGACGATAAAATCCGGGTCATCGGCGCCGCCCAGCAGTTGCTGTCCGCCAAGCTCCGCTGAGCCGGACGCATCCCGAGCTTCCCACCAGCAGCAGTCAGAGAAAGGCAGAGCATTGTCCACACCAGCACAGCGCGGCGGAATGCCGCCGTCGAGCATGAACCTCAGGGGAGCGGTGGACCTGTCCGCCCTCAAGGCGCGTGCCGACGCGGCAGCGCGCCCGGCAGCGGCACGGCAGGCTCCCGCTGCCCCGAGCCCGTACATCGTCGAGGTCACGGAGCAGACGTTCCCGCAGCTGGTGCAGCTCTCGGCGCAGGTGCCCGTCGTCGTGAACCTCCGGGCGACCTGGAGCGAGCAGTCGAACGAGGTGACCGCGGTGCTCGAGGCCGCCGTCGTGGAGTTCGACGGCCGGATCCTGCTGGCCAACGTCGACCTGCAGGCGCAGCCGCAGATCGCCCAGGCGTTCCAGGCGCAGGGCGCGCCCACCGTGGTCGCCGTCGTCAAGGGCCAGCCGGTGCCTCTGTTCGAGGGTGCCCTTCCCGACCCGCAGATCCGCGCGTACCTCGACGAACTCATGAAGGTCGCCGAGGCCAACGGCGTGACCGGGACGCTGAACGACGGCTCCCAGCCGGGCCCTGCCGCAGGGGAGGAGCCGCCGCTTCCGCCCCTGCACCAGGAGGCGTTCGACGCCATCGAGAAGGGCGACTACCCCGCTGCCGCGGCAGCGTACCGCCGCGCCCTCGCCGAGCAGCCCGCCGACGCCGATGCCAAGGCCGGGCTCGCCCAGGTGGAGCTCATGCAGCGTGTCCAGGACCTCGATGCCGCGGAGGTGCGCCAGCGCGGGGCCGACGAGCCCGATGCGGTCGATGCGCAGCTCGCGGTCGCCGACCTCGACCTCACGGGAGGCCATGTCGAGGACGCGTTCAACCGCGTCATCGCGTTCATCGGGCGGACGTCCGGCGAGGACAAGGAGACGGCACGCAAGCGCCTGCTGGAGCTGTTCGACGTCGTCGGTGTCACGGACCCGCGTGTGACCAAGGCCCGCAGCGCGCTGGCCCGGGCCCTGTTCTAGGACCCCTCCGGGTCCGGACCGGCCTGTCCGATTCCTGTTCCCACCCGATCCACCTGCCCACCAGACCTGCTCGATCCGCCTGACCTGACTGACCCGTCCCCCTGGAGGATGACATGACGCCCGCAGCTGCCTCGACCGGCTCACCCGGCCTCTTCGATCCGATCACGCTCCGTTCCCTCGACCTTGCACACCGCGGCTGGGTCGCGGCGATGTGCCAGTACTCGTGCGAGCCCGCTGTCGCTCCCGGGGTGCCGACCGACTGGCACCTCGTGCACCTCGGGCAGTTCGCGACCGGGGGAGCCGCGCTGATCATCACCGAGGCCGCCGCTGTCAGCCACGAGGGGATGATCAGCCCGCGCGACGCCGGCATCTACACGCAGGAGCAGGCCGACGCGTGGCGCCGCATCAACGACTTCATCCACGAGCACAGCGCCGTCGGGACGAAGACGGCGGTGCAGCTCGCGCATGCCGGGCGTAAGGCGTCCACCTACTGGCCCTTCAGCGGCCGGCACGACTCGGTGCCCGCGTCGGAGGGCGGCTGGCAGACGCTCGGTCCCACCGACGAGGCGTTCGGCAGGTACGCGGCGCCGCGTGCCATGACCGAGGAGGACATCGAGAAGGTGATCCGCGACTTCGGTGCGGCTGCCGCGCTCGCCGTCGGCGCCGGCTTCGACACGATGGAGATCCACGCCGCGCACGGATACCTGCTGCACCAGTTCCTGTCACCGCTGGTCAACACCCGGACGGACGGCTGGGGTGGCTCGGAGGAAGCACGCTTCCGGCTGACCCTCGAGGTGATCCGCGAGGTGCGGCGGATCATCCCGGAGTCGATGCCGCTGCTATTGCGCATCTCGGCCTCCGACTGGACCGAGGGCGGGCTCGACGGCGCAGTGTCGGCGAGGCTCGCGAAGCGCGCAGCCGAGGAGGGGGTCGACCTCGTCGATGTCTCGTCCGGCGGAGCCGTGCCGTCGGCGTCCATTCCCGTGGGACCCGGCTACCAGGTGGCCCTCGCCGAGGAGGTGCGGTCCTCCGGCGTCCCGACCGGTGCTGTCGGACTCATCAGTGACGCGCGGCAGGCGGACGAGGTGATCCGCAACGAGCGGGCCGACGTCGTCCTGGTCGCGCGGGCCGCGCTGCGCGATCCGCACTGGTGGATGCGTGCCGCGCACGAGCTGGGTCACGACCTGTCGCCCGTCCCGCAGTACGAGCGCGCCGGCGGGTTCTGACACGGGCCTCTCCTCCTATGGGATGACGAGGGGTCCCAGCGCGCGTTGCTAGCTTGGGGGCATGAGTTCCCTCGTTCCACCGTCGTCCGATGCAAACGATGCCCAGGCCGGGCCGGGCACGGCCGCGCTGAGCATCCGTGGGCTGGCCAAGCGCTTCGGCGAGAAGATCGCCGTCAACGGTGTGCATCTGGAGGTGCCGCCGGGCTCCTTCTACGGGCTCGTCGGACCGAACGGTGCCGGCAAGACCACCACGCTCTCGATGGCGACGGGGTTGCTGCGCCCGGACTTCGGACAGGCCCTCGTGCATGGCGTGGATGTGTGGGCGCGGCCGCTCGAGGCCAAGAAGCTGATGGGCATCCTGCCCGACGGCGTCCGCCTCTTCGACCGGCTGACCGGCGAGCAGCTCGTCACGTATGCCGGGCTGCTCCGGGGAATGGACCGTGAGACCGTGGTCGAGCGGACCCACGACCTCCTGCGTGCCCTGGATCTCACGAACGACGCCGGGACACTGGTGGTGGACTACTCGGCGGGCATGACGAAGAAGATCGCCCTGGCGTCGGCCCTTATCCACGCTCCGAGGCTGCTGGTGCTCGACGAACCCTTCGAGTCCGTCGATCCGGTGTCAGCTGCCAACATCCGGGACATCCTCGGCGGCTACGTGCAGTCCGGAGGGTCCGTCATCGTCTCCAGCCATGTCATGGATCTCGTGCAGCGCATGTGCGACCACGTCGCCGTCATCGCGGCGGGCACCGTCCTCGCAGCGGGAACGGTCGACGAGGTCCGGGGCGATGCGACGCTCGAGGACCGCTTCGTCGAACTGGTCGGTGGACGCAACACGTCGGAAGGGCTGTCGTGGTTGCGCACCTCCTGAGGCTGAAGCTCCTCCTGCTGCGGAATTCCCTTCGTCGGAGCACGGCGCAACTTATCGGCGTGATCCTGGGCGGCCTCTACGGGCTGGGGGTCCTGTCGTTCCTCGTCGTCGGCCTCGTGCTCCTCGGCAGGGCCGACGTCGAACTCATCCGGACTGTTCTCGTGGTCGGCGGTTCGGCTGCGGTGCTCGGGTGGATCATCATCCCCATCGCGGCCACCGGCATCGACATGACCCTCGACCCGGCGCGGTTCGTGACGTTCGCGATCCCGATGCGCCAACTGATCGCAGGACTCGTCCTCGGTGGCCTGCTGGGCATCCCCGGCGTGGTGACCCTGATCGCCGCCCTGGCACAGGTCACCACCTGGATCCGCTACCCGGCGGCGGCCCTGGCCGCGCTCGTCTGCGGCCTCGTCGCGGTCCTCCTGTGTGTCGTCGCGTCACGGCTCGTCACGACCGCCGTGTCCTCCATGACGGGGTCCCGTCGCTTCAAGGACGTGAACGGCATCGTCGCGTTCATCCCTCTGATCTTCCTCGGACCGATCATCGGGGGAGTGACTGCGGGTTTCCAGAACTCGCCCGGCTTCGCCGCGTCCCTCGCTGACGTCCTCGCCTGGACTCCGCTGGGCGCGCTGTGGGCGGCTCCGGCCGACATCGCCGCAGGCGACCCGGCGCTCGCCGTCGTGCGTTTCCTGATCGGGGTGCTCACCCTGGCGCTGTTCCTGGTGCTGTGGAGCCGCACCCTCCGCAACGCGCTCGTCACTCCTCCCTATAACGCCGTCGCCAAGCGGGCCGGTGGAAAGATCGGCTGGTTCGGCCGGTTCCCCGCGACACCTGCCGGTGCGGTGGCAGCGCGGGCGCTCACCTACTGGTTCAGGGATCCCCGGTACTTCGCCTCGCTCGTCGTGATCCCCTTCCTGGCGGTGATTCTCTATTTCTCGGGCGGAGGGTCCGAAGGTGCTTTCGCCTTCCTCGGTCCCACGACCGCCTTCCTCCTGGCCTGGTCGATCGCCGCCGATATCTCCTACGACAACACCGCGTTTAGCCTGCACGTCTCGACCGGGGTCAAGGGCAGGGATGACCGTCTGGGCCGCGCCGCCGCCCTCCTGGTCTTCGCGCTGCCGGTCACGCTGGTGTTCACGGTGCTGCCGTTGCTCATCACGGGACGGGCCGAGGATCTGCCGGTGATGCTGGGCCTATCGATCGGCGTCCTGCTCACCGGGGCCGGGCTGTCCAGCGTCGTGTCGGCGAGGTACACATACAACGTCCCCCTGCCTGGCGAGAGCGCCTTCAAGACGCCGCCGGGGACGAGCTTCACGATGTTCGCGGTGCAGATGGTGGGGTGGCTCGTCCTGCTGTTGCTGGCATTGCCGGAGATCACCCTGACCATCGTGTATTTCGTCACGGGGCAGGCAGTGTTCGGCTGGCTGACCCTGCTGGCCGGAGTGGTACTCGGCGTGATCCTGCTGGTCGTCGGGATTCGGACAGGCGGTCGCTGGTACGACCGGAGGGCTCCCGAGCTGCTGCTGTCCGTGGCGGCCAACCGCTGACGGCTGCGCTTTCCCTGCTTGTCGCCGCGCATTCCGCCTGCCCACGTCTCCGCCCTCCCCGAAGCTGTGCATAACCCCTCGTGGTAGGAGGGGTCGAGGGCTATGCTGGGGGCCATTCCGGGTGGCTGGTCGATGGTGACGGGGGAGTTGCGTGTACTTCATGCGTACAAGTGGCCGTCCTTGTCGGGCAGCATTGCCGGCGGGGGCCGCGATTGTGCTGATGCTCCTGACAGGGTGCCAAGGCAACGGCGGCCCGTCCGCCAACGAGACGCAGAGTCAGCCTTCATCGACCTCAGCACCTCCAACCGCGGAGGTGTCCGCGTCAGCCACGTCCTCCTCGGGTCCCGAACCGTCGCCTGCTTCTTCGGCAGGTCCGGCTGCCAACATCCCGGTTCCCGTGAAGCCCGCACTGGCGGACGAGAACTCGAAGGAGGGTCTGGAGGCCTTCACGAAGTACTGGCTCGAGCTGTTCTCGTACGGCTACGAGACGAATGACTGGGCACCATTTGAGGCCGTGACCGACCCCGGGTGCAGGACGTGCGGAAATCTCAGCCAGGCAGTTAAGGTTCATTATTCGAGCGGTGGATGGATCCAAGGCGGAACTATCAGCCTGAATTCGAGTGAAACGGGTTTCGAAAAAAATACCACTGGTTCAATAAATTCATTCGTTGACATCACGCAAGATGAAATAGTTTACTTCAATTCCAGCGGTGACGAAGTAAAGAAGACGGCGCAAACCCCATCAACCATCGGAGTTTCCATAGCTTTTTGGGAAGATGACCACTGGGTAATGCTCGATTTCGGATCCCCCGAGGGGACTTAGGTTGGGCACTTATTTTTCGCGAGTAAAAATTCCACTATCATTTGCTCTCGCAATGATAGTGATTCCTGCTGCACCGGCTTCCGGAGGCGACAGCGAACCGTCCGCTGGCATCACTGAGTCTGGGTGGGTGAATGCCGGCAACACCATAAGAAGCACGATTAGGCCAGCGACGAAAGCGCTCGCGCG includes:
- a CDS encoding transporter; this encodes MVAHLLRLKLLLLRNSLRRSTAQLIGVILGGLYGLGVLSFLVVGLVLLGRADVELIRTVLVVGGSAAVLGWIIIPIAATGIDMTLDPARFVTFAIPMRQLIAGLVLGGLLGIPGVVTLIAALAQVTTWIRYPAAALAALVCGLVAVLLCVVASRLVTTAVSSMTGSRRFKDVNGIVAFIPLIFLGPIIGGVTAGFQNSPGFAASLADVLAWTPLGALWAAPADIAAGDPALAVVRFLIGVLTLALFLVLWSRTLRNALVTPPYNAVAKRAGGKIGWFGRFPATPAGAVAARALTYWFRDPRYFASLVVIPFLAVILYFSGGGSEGAFAFLGPTTAFLLAWSIAADISYDNTAFSLHVSTGVKGRDDRLGRAAALLVFALPVTLVFTVLPLLITGRAEDLPVMLGLSIGVLLTGAGLSSVVSARYTYNVPLPGESAFKTPPGTSFTMFAVQMVGWLVLLLLALPEITLTIVYFVTGQAVFGWLTLLAGVVLGVILLVVGIRTGGRWYDRRAPELLLSVAANR
- a CDS encoding DUF6318 family protein — translated: MLLTGCQGNGGPSANETQSQPSSTSAPPTAEVSASATSSSGPEPSPASSAGPAANIPVPVKPALADENSKEGLEAFTKYWLELFSYGYETNDWAPFEAVTDPGCRTCGNLSQAVKVHYSSGGWIQGGTISLNSSETGFEKNTTGSINSFVDITQDEIVYFNSSGDEVKKTAQTPSTIGVSIAFWEDDHWVMLDFGSPEGT
- a CDS encoding ABC transporter ATP-binding protein, producing the protein MSSLVPPSSDANDAQAGPGTAALSIRGLAKRFGEKIAVNGVHLEVPPGSFYGLVGPNGAGKTTTLSMATGLLRPDFGQALVHGVDVWARPLEAKKLMGILPDGVRLFDRLTGEQLVTYAGLLRGMDRETVVERTHDLLRALDLTNDAGTLVVDYSAGMTKKIALASALIHAPRLLVLDEPFESVDPVSAANIRDILGGYVQSGGSVIVSSHVMDLVQRMCDHVAVIAAGTVLAAGTVDEVRGDATLEDRFVELVGGRNTSEGLSWLRTS
- a CDS encoding NADH:flavin oxidoreductase/NADH oxidase, which codes for MTPAAASTGSPGLFDPITLRSLDLAHRGWVAAMCQYSCEPAVAPGVPTDWHLVHLGQFATGGAALIITEAAAVSHEGMISPRDAGIYTQEQADAWRRINDFIHEHSAVGTKTAVQLAHAGRKASTYWPFSGRHDSVPASEGGWQTLGPTDEAFGRYAAPRAMTEEDIEKVIRDFGAAAALAVGAGFDTMEIHAAHGYLLHQFLSPLVNTRTDGWGGSEEARFRLTLEVIREVRRIIPESMPLLLRISASDWTEGGLDGAVSARLAKRAAEEGVDLVDVSSGGAVPSASIPVGPGYQVALAEEVRSSGVPTGAVGLISDARQADEVIRNERADVVLVARAALRDPHWWMRAAHELGHDLSPVPQYERAGGF
- a CDS encoding tetratricopeptide repeat protein — encoded protein: MSTPAQRGGMPPSSMNLRGAVDLSALKARADAAARPAAARQAPAAPSPYIVEVTEQTFPQLVQLSAQVPVVVNLRATWSEQSNEVTAVLEAAVVEFDGRILLANVDLQAQPQIAQAFQAQGAPTVVAVVKGQPVPLFEGALPDPQIRAYLDELMKVAEANGVTGTLNDGSQPGPAAGEEPPLPPLHQEAFDAIEKGDYPAAAAAYRRALAEQPADADAKAGLAQVELMQRVQDLDAAEVRQRGADEPDAVDAQLAVADLDLTGGHVEDAFNRVIAFIGRTSGEDKETARKRLLELFDVVGVTDPRVTKARSALARALF